One segment of Chloroflexota bacterium DNA contains the following:
- a CDS encoding DegV family protein: MPRPVALVTDSTAYIPKDLLERHHIRVAPQILIWGDESFQDGVDITPTEFYQRLATAKILPQSTQPAVMSFVQIFSELVESGYDVLAVVISSKLSGTYQAAMQARQAIANGEVEVVDSHTTAMELGFHVLAAARAAEQGASLAECKAVAEQAQQHTGVVLTVNTLEFLHRGGRIGGASRWFGTALRIKPLLEVRDGLVQPLEKIRTRRKALARLVEITVERAQQGGHPIRLAALHANAEDDARWLLAQASAQLHPEEALVSDVSPVVGTHVGPGTVALAYMAGM; encoded by the coding sequence ATGCCCCGCCCTGTCGCACTGGTCACAGATAGCACCGCTTACATCCCCAAAGACCTGCTGGAACGCCACCACATTCGCGTTGCCCCCCAGATCTTGATTTGGGGCGACGAATCCTTTCAAGACGGCGTGGACATTACCCCTACCGAGTTCTACCAGCGCCTGGCGACCGCCAAGATCCTGCCTCAAAGCACACAGCCTGCGGTCATGTCTTTCGTGCAAATCTTCAGCGAACTGGTAGAAAGCGGCTACGATGTCCTGGCCGTGGTCATTTCCTCCAAACTTTCCGGCACTTACCAGGCCGCCATGCAAGCGCGCCAGGCCATCGCCAACGGCGAAGTCGAGGTCGTCGACTCACACACCACGGCGATGGAACTGGGCTTCCACGTGCTGGCCGCGGCGCGAGCCGCCGAACAGGGAGCATCCCTCGCCGAATGCAAAGCCGTTGCCGAGCAGGCCCAGCAGCACACCGGCGTGGTGCTCACCGTCAACACCCTGGAATTCCTGCACCGTGGCGGGCGCATCGGCGGGGCAAGCCGCTGGTTTGGCACCGCGCTGCGCATCAAACCCCTTCTGGAAGTTCGCGACGGCCTGGTGCAGCCGCTGGAAAAAATCCGCACCCGCCGCAAAGCCCTGGCGCGTTTGGTGGAAATCACCGTGGAACGCGCGCAACAAGGCGGCCATCCCATCCGCCTGGCCGCGCTGCACGCCAACGCCGAAGACGACGCCCGCTGGCTGCTGGCGCAGGCTTCCGCCCAGCTGCACCCTGAGGAAGCCCTGGTCTCCGACGTCAGCCCGGTGGTCGGCACGCATGTCGGCCCCGGCACCGTTGCCCTGGCCTATATGGCCGGCATGTAA
- a CDS encoding thymidine phosphorylase, with translation MRAVDIIIKKRDRQELTTEEIKFFIKGYTRGEIPDYQAAAWAMAVLLNGMTPRETTDLTLAMAHSGDVLDLSGVVSIALDKHSTGGVGDKTTLVVLPMVVAAGIPVGKMSGRGLGFSGGTLDKMESIPGYRTDLTTEEFLQQLREVGIVLTGQSADLAPADGKLYALRDVTGTVPSIPLIASSIMSKKLAAGAQGIVLDVKVGNGAFMQTLEDARALAELMVEIADRAGRRAIALLSDMNQPLGYAVGNALEVQEAIETLHDGGPADFREHCFMVAAHMLVLGGKAKNEAEGRALAARTLADGSAWEAFRKLVQAQGGDVAYIDDPSRLPSAPLQETVPAPQSGYLAEIHARTVGETAVVLGAGREKKGDPIDHAVGIMVHKKVGEAVEAGEPVFTIHANDEAKLAEARERLLRALKISSEPVAPLPHFYGVIGE, from the coding sequence ATGCGAGCCGTGGATATCATCATCAAGAAGCGCGACCGGCAAGAATTGACGACCGAGGAAATCAAGTTCTTCATCAAGGGCTACACTCGCGGCGAGATTCCCGATTACCAGGCCGCGGCGTGGGCGATGGCGGTGTTGCTCAACGGGATGACGCCGCGGGAAACCACCGACCTGACCCTCGCGATGGCGCATTCCGGCGATGTGCTTGACCTTTCGGGGGTGGTGTCTATTGCTCTTGACAAGCACTCTACCGGCGGCGTGGGCGACAAGACCACCCTTGTCGTGCTGCCGATGGTGGTGGCAGCAGGCATCCCCGTGGGGAAGATGTCGGGGCGTGGGCTGGGATTCAGCGGCGGTACGCTGGACAAGATGGAATCCATCCCCGGCTATCGCACCGACCTGACCACCGAAGAGTTTCTGCAGCAATTGCGCGAAGTGGGCATTGTGCTGACCGGCCAATCGGCTGACCTGGCTCCTGCCGATGGCAAACTTTATGCCCTGCGCGATGTCACCGGCACCGTGCCTTCCATTCCGCTGATTGCCTCGTCCATCATGAGCAAGAAACTCGCCGCCGGGGCGCAGGGTATTGTGTTGGATGTGAAAGTAGGCAATGGGGCGTTCATGCAGACCCTCGAGGACGCCCGCGCCCTGGCCGAGTTGATGGTGGAAATTGCCGACCGCGCCGGGCGGCGGGCCATTGCCTTGCTTTCCGACATGAACCAGCCGCTGGGCTACGCGGTGGGCAATGCGCTGGAAGTGCAGGAAGCCATCGAAACCCTGCACGACGGCGGCCCGGCCGATTTCCGTGAACACTGCTTCATGGTGGCGGCGCATATGCTGGTGCTGGGCGGGAAGGCGAAAAACGAGGCCGAGGGGCGCGCCCTTGCTGCCCGCACCCTGGCCGACGGCAGCGCATGGGAAGCCTTCCGCAAACTGGTGCAGGCCCAGGGCGGGGACGTGGCATATATCGACGATCCCAGCCGTTTGCCTTCTGCCCCGCTTCAGGAAACTGTACCGGCGCCGCAAAGTGGTTATCTGGCCGAGATCCACGCCCGCACGGTGGGCGAGACCGCCGTAGTTTTGGGCGCGGGGCGGGAAAAGAAGGGCGACCCCATCGACCACGCAGTGGGCATCATGGTCCACAAGAAGGTGGGCGAAGCGGTGGAAGCCGGCGAACCGGTGTTCACTATCCACGCCAACGATGAGGCCAAACTGGCCGAGGCGCGGGAACGGCTGCTGAGGGCACTGAAAATCAGCAGCGAACCGGTGGCGCCACTGCCGCATTTTTACGGTGTGATTGGTGAGTAA
- a CDS encoding FAD-binding oxidoreductase yields the protein MPSNFPPPDRLRRLENFGHSISAPGYVFRPTHTEQIADLLQEAQKRSLRVALRGAGRSYGDPHMASGGVVLDLRRMNRVLDWNPETGEITVEPGVTIERLWQYTLEDGWWPAVVPGTMRPTIGGCLAANVHGKNNWLAGTIGEHVTRLRALLPTGEEITLTPDDDLFPALVSSMGTLGVFTEITLRLHKVHSGEVEVGAWSVPHLKQMLDDLDAHKESSEYVVAWLDGTARGKSLGRGQIHIARYLEPGEDPHPGRTLSLDYQTLPENILFVPKSVLWMFMRPFMNRLGLWGTNTAKYLSARTLGNHKTFRQSHAAFNFLLDYVPHWERAYGKGGLIQYQCFVPKETAYDAFREVLETTHRHGLPTYLGVVKRHRPDRFLLSHAVDGFSLAMDFRVTPSNRRRLQDMADVLNRIVLQAGGRFYLAKDATLTPDAWLASLGEDTLRRYFALKAQLDPHEVLQTDQYRRLFAPLKERLA from the coding sequence ATGCCCTCTAACTTCCCTCCCCCCGACCGCCTCCGCCGCCTGGAAAACTTCGGGCACAGCATCAGCGCGCCGGGCTACGTCTTCCGCCCCACCCACACTGAGCAGATTGCCGACCTGCTGCAGGAAGCCCAAAAGCGCAGCCTGCGGGTGGCGCTGCGGGGCGCAGGCCGCAGTTACGGCGACCCCCACATGGCTTCCGGCGGCGTGGTGCTCGACCTGCGGCGCATGAACCGCGTGCTGGATTGGAATCCCGAGACCGGCGAAATCACCGTGGAGCCGGGCGTCACCATCGAGCGCCTCTGGCAATACACCCTGGAGGATGGCTGGTGGCCTGCGGTGGTGCCCGGCACCATGCGCCCGACCATCGGCGGCTGCTTGGCGGCCAACGTCCACGGCAAGAACAACTGGCTGGCGGGCACCATCGGCGAGCACGTCACCCGCCTGCGGGCGCTGCTGCCCACGGGTGAGGAAATCACCCTGACCCCCGACGACGATCTCTTCCCCGCGCTGGTGAGCAGCATGGGCACGCTGGGCGTGTTCACCGAAATCACCCTGCGGCTGCACAAAGTGCATTCCGGCGAGGTGGAAGTCGGCGCGTGGTCGGTGCCCCACCTGAAGCAGATGTTAGACGACCTAGACGCCCACAAGGAATCCAGCGAATACGTGGTCGCCTGGCTGGACGGCACGGCGCGGGGCAAAAGCCTGGGGCGGGGGCAGATTCATATCGCCCGCTACCTGGAACCCGGGGAGGACCCCCACCCCGGGCGGACGCTTTCCTTAGACTACCAGACCCTGCCCGAAAACATTTTGTTCGTGCCCAAGAGCGTGCTGTGGATGTTCATGCGCCCCTTCATGAACCGCCTCGGCCTGTGGGGCACCAACACGGCTAAATATCTCAGCGCACGCACCCTGGGCAACCACAAGACCTTCCGCCAGTCCCACGCGGCCTTCAACTTCCTGCTCGACTACGTGCCCCATTGGGAACGCGCCTACGGCAAGGGCGGGCTGATTCAGTACCAGTGCTTTGTGCCGAAGGAAACCGCTTACGATGCCTTCCGGGAGGTTCTGGAAACCACCCACCGCCACGGCCTGCCGACCTACCTGGGCGTGGTCAAGCGCCACCGCCCCGACCGCTTCCTGCTTTCCCACGCGGTGGATGGCTTCTCGTTAGCGATGGACTTCCGCGTGACCCCCAGCAACCGCCGCCGCCTGCAAGACATGGCCGACGTGCTCAACCGCATCGTGCTCCAGGCTGGCGGGCGCTTTTACTTAGCCAAAGATGCCACCCTCACCCCCGACGCGTGGCTGGCTTCCCTGGGCGAAGACACCCTGCGGCGCTATTTTGCCCTCAAGGCGCAGTTAGACCCCCACGAAGTGCTGCAAACCGACCAGTATCGGCGGTTGTTCGCGCCGCTGAAGGAAAGGCTTGCGTGA
- a CDS encoding UDP-N-acetylmuramoyl-L-alanyl-D-glutamate--2,6-diaminopimelate ligase: MPQPRPIFLSALLRALPYPVPAPKEDVWVSGIASDSRKVRRGDLFVAIPGVAVDGHRFIPAAVARGAAAVVGTRPEAEFTDLQVPYIRVRDAREALAYLIARFYGNPAHRLTVIGVTGTDGKTTTANFIFHILKAAGIAAGMISTVNAVVGERVLDTGFHTTTPPAPETQAYLAEMVEAGLTHAVLEATSHGLAQHRVTACEFDIGVVTNITHEHLDYHGSREAYFAAKARLFDMLAETPPKPQGNPRLAVLNRDDEGSYAFLTPRLKVPAATYGLHPEADVRAEDVRHTPQGLTFTAVGPGFRLPLTSQLVGAYNVSNILAAVAATVVGLGIAPEAAREGVAALEAIPGRMERIDLGQNFTAIVDFAHTPNALRRALETARGLTNGRVIAVFGSAGLRDREKRRLMAEVSAQLADYTVLTAEDPRTESLDAILAEMAAGAEARGGVEGKTFVRVPDRREAIRHAVAVARPGDVVIVCGKGHEQSMCFGETEYPWDDRTALRAALAEHLGLPGPEMPYLPQIANRE, from the coding sequence ATGCCCCAACCCCGCCCGATTTTCCTCTCTGCCCTGCTGAGGGCGCTGCCCTACCCCGTGCCCGCACCCAAAGAAGACGTCTGGGTGTCGGGCATTGCTTCCGATTCCCGCAAGGTGCGCCGCGGCGACCTGTTCGTTGCCATCCCCGGCGTGGCGGTGGACGGCCACCGCTTCATCCCCGCGGCGGTGGCGCGCGGCGCAGCGGCTGTCGTCGGCACCCGCCCGGAAGCCGAATTTACCGACCTGCAGGTGCCCTACATCCGCGTGCGCGATGCCCGCGAAGCCCTCGCTTACCTCATCGCCCGCTTCTACGGCAACCCGGCCCACCGCCTCACCGTCATCGGCGTGACGGGCACCGACGGCAAGACCACCACCGCCAACTTCATCTTCCACATCCTCAAGGCAGCGGGCATTGCGGCGGGCATGATTTCCACCGTGAACGCGGTGGTGGGCGAGCGGGTGCTGGATACCGGCTTCCACACCACCACCCCGCCCGCGCCCGAAACCCAGGCTTACCTCGCCGAAATGGTGGAAGCCGGCCTCACCCACGCGGTGCTGGAAGCCACCTCCCACGGCCTGGCGCAGCACCGGGTGACCGCGTGCGAGTTCGACATCGGCGTGGTGACCAACATCACCCACGAGCACTTAGACTACCACGGCTCGCGGGAAGCCTACTTTGCGGCCAAAGCCCGGTTGTTTGACATGCTGGCCGAAACCCCGCCCAAGCCCCAGGGCAACCCCCGCCTTGCCGTGCTCAACCGCGACGATGAAGGTTCCTACGCCTTTCTCACCCCCCGCCTGAAGGTGCCCGCCGCCACCTATGGCCTGCATCCGGAAGCCGACGTGCGCGCCGAAGACGTCCGCCATACCCCGCAAGGGCTGACCTTCACCGCGGTGGGGCCGGGCTTCCGCCTGCCGCTGACTTCGCAGCTGGTGGGCGCTTACAACGTCAGCAACATTTTGGCCGCGGTGGCGGCCACGGTGGTGGGGCTGGGCATTGCGCCCGAAGCCGCGCGGGAAGGCGTGGCTGCGCTGGAAGCCATTCCCGGCCGCATGGAGCGCATTGACTTAGGGCAAAATTTCACCGCAATTGTGGATTTCGCCCACACCCCCAACGCGCTGCGGCGGGCGCTGGAAACCGCCCGCGGCCTGACCAACGGGCGCGTGATTGCCGTTTTCGGCTCCGCGGGGCTGCGCGACCGCGAAAAGCGCCGCCTGATGGCCGAGGTTTCCGCCCAACTGGCCGACTACACCGTGCTCACCGCCGAAGACCCCCGCACCGAGTCGTTAGACGCGATTTTGGCAGAAATGGCCGCCGGTGCGGAGGCCCGCGGCGGGGTGGAAGGCAAAACCTTCGTGCGCGTCCCCGACCGGCGGGAAGCCATCCGCCACGCGGTGGCTGTGGCCCGCCCGGGCGATGTGGTCATCGTGTGCGGCAAGGGGCACGAGCAATCCATGTGCTTCGGCGAAACCGAATACCCCTGGGACGACCGCACTGCCCTCCGCGCCGCGTTAGCCGAACATTTGGGCCTCCCCGGCCCCGAAATGCCCTACCTGCCGCAAATTGCGAATCGCGAGTAG
- a CDS encoding DegV family protein, with the protein MSKPVAVVTDSTASLPKDLQEKYHIHVVPLQVVWDGQSYRDGVDITPEAFYERLGTSKTLPTSSQPSAKDFVNTFEPLLEAGYDILTVVISSKMSGTLASAAHAKEMLGADNIALVDSLSTGMETGFHALLAARAAADGASLEECKAIAERARDHSGFVLMVPTLEFLHRGGRIGGASRWFGTVLRIKPILEVRGGRVEPLEKVRTRRKVIQRMTDIVVERVGNTRPVRLATLHTGAVEEARQVQAQLEERLSPDESLFGTVSPVIGTHVGPNGIGVVYVAGL; encoded by the coding sequence ATGAGCAAACCCGTCGCTGTTGTTACCGACAGCACCGCTTCCCTTCCCAAAGATTTACAGGAAAAGTACCACATCCACGTCGTGCCGTTGCAAGTCGTCTGGGACGGCCAATCGTACCGCGACGGCGTAGACATCACCCCCGAAGCCTTCTATGAGCGGCTGGGTACCTCCAAAACGCTGCCCACCAGTTCCCAGCCCTCGGCCAAAGATTTCGTCAATACCTTCGAGCCCCTGCTGGAAGCCGGTTACGACATCCTCACCGTGGTGATTTCCTCCAAAATGTCGGGCACATTGGCCTCGGCCGCCCACGCCAAAGAAATGCTGGGCGCTGACAACATCGCCCTGGTCGATTCCCTTTCCACCGGCATGGAAACCGGCTTCCACGCGCTGCTGGCGGCGCGGGCCGCGGCCGATGGCGCCTCGCTGGAAGAGTGCAAAGCCATCGCCGAGCGGGCGCGTGACCATAGCGGCTTTGTGCTGATGGTGCCCACGCTGGAATTCCTGCACCGTGGCGGGCGCATCGGCGGCGCAAGCCGCTGGTTCGGCACAGTGTTGCGCATCAAGCCCATTCTGGAAGTGCGTGGCGGACGGGTCGAACCGCTGGAAAAAGTGCGCACACGACGGAAAGTCATCCAAAGAATGACCGACATCGTCGTGGAACGCGTGGGCAACACCCGCCCTGTGCGGCTGGCCACACTGCACACCGGCGCGGTCGAAGAAGCCCGACAAGTGCAGGCGCAGTTAGAAGAACGCCTCTCGCCCGACGAATCTCTCTTTGGTACGGTCAGCCCGGTCATCGGCACCCACGTTGGCCCCAACGGCATCGGGGTGGTGTACGTCGCCGGGCTGTGA
- a CDS encoding aminopeptidase — MADTRLLNLARLLVNYSAEIRKGDWVVIRGGVAALPLIRAAAVEVLRAGGHPTVVLNDDETDAAVARAASEEQIRWISPLEPLVYEKADSLISIRGASNTRAMTQVSPAKQRAAQQARAELMATFMRRSAEGTLRWVSTLFPTPAYAQEADMSLAEYEDFVYRATFADQPDPIAKWQEIHAMQQRMVDWLKGKREVVVKGPNADLTLSIEGRTFINSDGHHNMPSGEIFTGPVEDSVNGWVRFTYPALYAGREVEGVELRFENGKVVEARAEKNEAFLLEMLDSDPGARYLGEFAIGTNYGIDRFTKNILFDEKIGGSIHMAVGAGYPETGSKNKSAIHWDFICDMRTDSAIWVDGELFYKDGQFQV, encoded by the coding sequence ATGGCCGACACCCGTTTGCTCAACCTTGCCAGACTTTTGGTGAACTACTCCGCCGAAATCCGCAAAGGCGATTGGGTGGTGATTCGTGGCGGCGTGGCCGCCCTGCCGCTTATCCGTGCCGCTGCGGTGGAAGTGCTGCGCGCCGGCGGGCATCCCACCGTGGTGCTCAACGACGACGAAACCGACGCCGCCGTGGCGCGCGCGGCTTCCGAAGAACAGATACGCTGGATTTCCCCTCTGGAGCCGCTGGTTTACGAAAAAGCCGATTCGCTGATTTCTATCCGCGGGGCTTCCAACACCCGCGCGATGACGCAGGTTTCCCCGGCCAAGCAGCGGGCGGCCCAGCAGGCCCGCGCCGAACTGATGGCGACTTTCATGCGGCGTTCCGCCGAGGGCACGCTGCGCTGGGTGAGCACTCTCTTCCCCACACCGGCCTACGCGCAGGAAGCCGACATGAGCCTCGCCGAGTACGAGGATTTCGTTTACCGCGCCACCTTCGCCGACCAGCCCGACCCCATCGCCAAATGGCAGGAAATCCACGCCATGCAGCAGCGCATGGTGGACTGGCTGAAGGGCAAGCGCGAGGTGGTGGTGAAAGGTCCCAACGCCGACCTCACGCTTTCCATTGAAGGCCGCACCTTCATCAACTCCGACGGCCACCACAACATGCCCAGCGGCGAAATCTTCACCGGCCCGGTGGAAGATTCGGTCAACGGCTGGGTGCGCTTCACCTACCCGGCGCTCTACGCCGGGCGTGAGGTGGAAGGCGTGGAACTGCGCTTTGAAAACGGCAAAGTGGTGGAAGCCCGCGCCGAGAAGAACGAAGCCTTCCTGCTGGAAATGTTGGACAGCGACCCGGGCGCCCGCTATTTGGGCGAATTCGCCATCGGCACCAACTACGGCATTGACCGCTTCACCAAGAACATCCTCTTCGACGAGAAAATCGGCGGCAGCATCCACATGGCCGTGGGCGCAGGCTACCCGGAAACCGGCAGCAAGAACAAATCCGCCATCCACTGGGATTTCATCTGCGACATGCGCACCGACAGCGCCATTTGGGTGGACGGCGAACTGTTCTACAAAGACGGCCAATTTCAGGTGTAA